The sequence tattatcattgttGTTACTATAAGGTGGTTGTTGGACTATCAATTAACTTCTGCAAAAGGTAAACATTACATACCTGATTTTAACAATAAGGGGAAAACAACAACTTTAAAAGGTATTACCTGGAAGCAGGACAAGGTTTTCCCAGACATTGTCTTCTCTCACAGTAGATGTGCTTCCAGGATTTTCTTTCCTCAGAAATAGATTCACCTCCATAGTGTCATATTGTAACAACACCTGGAATGCTGGGACGTAGTTTTCAGAGGAGTGATTGTCCACAAACCTTTTAATCTGGATGAAAGAAGATCAGTGATAACTAGTGGTATCAAATAAACCAGTTGGTGCAGAAGATCAGACAAGTCTGGCTTTTTAAAGTGCAGAAACTACATTGATATGTTAAATATGTGACAGTATACTGTTACGCTCTGACTTCACCTTGGGTTGAATCACTAGACCTGTCTGGACCAGATCAGTGGATAGACTGTATTGTTGCTGAGGGATTAGTTCACATTCAGAAGGTGTTATGATGTAGATAACCTTTGAATCAGACAAGTGTTCCATCTTTTCCTTCACCTAGAGTACATGGATTATGGTTGAGGCAAATGAATTAAGAATCATTACAGTCAATCAAGGCAATTggttaaaataatttaaaaataccaataaaTGAATGAAATGACATACCTCCCTGATCACAACATTACTGGGCAGCAACAACACATTCAGAGTGGCCTTTCTTCTAGGGACAGGTTGAGGTAGGTAAAATAGCAACACGTGTGCATTTATGGAGGTGATGGGAGCATTATCATCCTTGACTTCACCATAAGCAGAGAATCCAGTGATGTTTATTATgatgtgtttttctgttgtcTCAAGAGGAGGGATGAACTCAATGTCATCAGTCACATGGGCTACAGACAGGAAGTCACATCCACCCTCTGGAACAAAATAGATCTGTGTGTTTAGTTCAGATAGCTATGACAATATTGATTGCACAATTTTCATTTTGCAAACAAATGTTTGAACCATCAACTATTGCATTACTCTTCATGAAATAGTGATACATACCAGAAAGAATCTCACAATGTGGGAGATGTAGTTGACTGACAGACTTCTGAGGGCAGTCAATATTGAACAGGGGTCCTGCAGGCCTCTTGCCTTTCTGGGCTAGAAGACTCCTGTCCCAGGGGACTGTCCTATAgagcacctctccctctccctccatcctaaaCACCAGGCCTGTTATACTGCACTGGAACAGACCTGCACGGGGGCACTGGAATCTAGAACAAACAATGAAGAATTTCATTTTGTGAGATTTCCTGGATTTAAGGTAGTGTACTTCTTTTATACAAACTACCAATAAGAAAAATTATATAAATCAAGTTACCGGTATTCTCCCCTGTTGTCCTGATCGTGGATTTCAGGTGTAAATTCATCTGGAGAACTCTAAAATGTAGAAACAATAGATACTGTAATTCAACCAGTAGTGTGAAGAATAGTTTTTAAATTCAaatgttctctctttctgtctttctctcagtcCAGTGAGGGTCTTACCATGTGATGGTGAtccaagaggagaggagaatctaAAGAGAACCAGATAaacatcaatcatcatgttttACTATACAACTGCATCATTGTTCCAGATTAAGATGTTACTGTATAGCTGTTACCCCTTTCTCTTCCCAACTCCTCATCCATCCTCTGGGTGTTCTCCTGGGTGTTCACAGATACCTCTGTGTTGAGACTGTTAGCCATCTCCAGTGGTGTCTCTAGGACGGGAGGACAGTCCATCTCCAGCGGGCTCTCTAGGATGGGAGGACAGTCCACCTCCAGTGGGCTCTCTAGGATGGGAGGACAGTCCACCTCCAGTGGGCTCTCTAGGATGGGAGGACAGTCAATCTCCAGTGGTCTCTCTAGGATGGGAGGACAGTCCACCTCCAGTGGGCTCTCTAGGATGGGAGGACAGTCCACCTCCAGTGGTCTCTCTAGGATGGGAGGACAGTTCAACagctcaggagagagagaagagtaaccTGTCATGTATCACATTGTCACTGACTAAATAACATCCCAGAAGGCAACATTTGGCTTAGTGACGCCATTTTCTAGTTGTAAACTGTTTTTCTAGTTATATATATGTCAACTAACATGATTACAACGAGGTGAAGGCAATGCAAAAATTGACAATATTTCATTTCTAAGACATTGTTTAACAAACACTCAGAAACTTTGTGGGGATGGGATCAAGAGAGCAGTTTGAGGATTCATTAGCAGATCTCTGGTCAAGAAAGGTACATTGGATTATATTTCTGTCCAGAAATGACTTTTTCAACAGTCTATA comes from Salvelinus sp. IW2-2015 unplaced genomic scaffold, ASM291031v2 Un_scaffold4387, whole genome shotgun sequence and encodes:
- the LOC112077214 gene encoding uncharacterized protein isoform X1, which gives rise to MVKRYDPEGAVGNTVNILRKMNQHDLTKLQRDHRERPLEVDCPPILESPLEVDCPPILERPLEIDCPPILESPLEVDCPPILESPLEVDCPPILESPLEMDCPPVLETPLEMANSLNTEVSVNTQENTQRMDEELGRERDSPLLLDHHHMSSPDEFTPEIHDQDNRGEYRFQCPRAGLFQCSITGLVFRMEGEGEVLYRTVPWDRSLLAQKGKRPAGPLFNIDCPQKSVSQLHLPHCEILSEGGCDFLSVAHVTDDIEFIPPLETTEKHIIINITGFSAYGEVKDDNAPITSINAHVLLFYLPQPVPRRKATLNVLLLPSNVVIREVKEKMEHLSDSKVIYIITPSECELIPQQQYSLSTDLVQTGLVIQPKIKRFVDNHSSENYVPAFQVLLQYDTMEVNLFLRKENPGSTSTVREDNVWENLVLLPATPPADDSAVSPTEVPSSVTPPGGVTAGTTKVHFLLLNTLKGLGRGDLKTFQWYLIKGVAGFPSISTCQLEKATRPTTVDRMVQSYCDEGAVKITLEILRKMGRNKMADELEKKFTNNV
- the LOC112077214 gene encoding uncharacterized protein isoform X3 produces the protein MVKRYDPEGAVGNTVNILRKMNQHDLTKLQRDHRERPLEVDCPPILESPLEVDCPPILERPLEIDCPPILESPLEVDCPPILESPLEVDCPPILESPLEMDCPPVLETPLEMANSLNTEVSVNTQENTQRMDEELGRERDSPLLLDHHHMSSPDEFTPEIHDQDNRGEYRFQCPRAGLFQCSITGLVFRMEGEGEVLYRTVPWDRSLLAQKGKRPAGPLFNIDCPQKSVSQLHLPHCEILSEGGCDFLSVAHVTDDIEFIPPLETTEKHIIINITGFSAYGEVKDDNAPITSINAHVLLFYLPQPVPRRKATLNVLLLPSNVVIREVKEKMEHLSDSKVIYIITPSECELIPQQQYSLSTDLVQTGLVIQPKIKRFVDNHSSENYVPAFQVLLQYDTMEVNLFLRKENPGSTSTVREDNVWENLVLLPATPPADDSAVTPPGGVTAASKLHEPAAPPMDISTHPPQTSTLPTTSMVIQSLLVVNMNI
- the LOC112077214 gene encoding uncharacterized protein isoform X2, encoding MVKRYDPEGAVGNTVNILRKMNQHDLTKLQRDHRERPLEVDCPPILESPLEVDCPPILERPLEIDCPPILESPLEVDCPPILESPLEVDCPPILESPLEMDCPPVLETPLEMANSLNTEVSVNTQENTQRMDEELGRERDSPLLLDHHHMSSPDEFTPEIHDQDNRGEYRFQCPRAGLFQCSITGLVFRMEGEGEVLYRTVPWDRSLLAQKGKRPAGPLFNIDCPQKSVSQLHLPHCEILSEGGCDFLSVAHVTDDIEFIPPLETTEKHIIINITGFSAYGEVKDDNAPITSINAHVLLFYLPQPVPRRKATLNVLLLPSNVVIREVKEKMEHLSDSKVIYIITPSECELIPQQQYSLSTDLVQTGLVIQPKIKRFVDNHSSENYVPAFQVLLQYDTMEVNLFLRKENPGSTSTVREDNVWENLVLLPATPPADDSAVSPTEVPSSVTPPGGVTAASKLHEPAAPPMDISTHPPQTSTLPTTSMVIQSLLVVNMNI